The genome window CGAGGGAGGCGTCGGCGGCGCGGCGGATGTTGTCGGCAGCGAGGCCCTTGAAGTCGGGGTGCTGGCTGACCTTGGTCGCGAGCACGACGTCGTCGCGGCGGCCGCGCGCCGAGAACCACTCGCCGAGGATGCTCTCGGAGTCGCCGCCGGTGTTGCCCGGCACCCAGGCCGAGTAGCCGTCGGCCGTGTCCACGAAGTTGCCGCCGGCCGCCGTGTAGGCGTCGAGCACGGCGAAGGACGTGTCCCGGTCGGCGGTCCAGCCGAAGACGTTTCCGCCCAGTGAGAGCGGGAAGACCTGGAGGTCGGAGGTTCCGATGGCGCGGCGCGGTGAAGTCATTCCGTGATCCTTTCGTGGCTGTCGTTCCACGCTAACGCGGGCGGCCGGAGGCTATTCCGAATGTGTCGAAGATGTGGGGAGACGACCGGCGCGGCACTGCTGTGGAGGGCAGCCCTATTGTGGAGGGATGGCTCCGTCCCCGTCGCCCGCGCCGGAGCGAGCGCTCTCCGCCGACTGCGCGTCCTGCTCGGGACTCTGCTGCGTCGCCCTCGCCTTCGCGCGCTCCGCGGACTTCGCGTTCGACAAGCCGGCCGGCGAGGAGTGCGTCAACCTGGAGGACGGCTTCGGGTGCCGAATCCACCCGCAGCTCCGCGAGCGCGGCTTCAAGGGCTGCACCGTCTTCGACTGCTTCGGCGCGGGCCAGCTCGTCACCCGGCACACGTTCGGCGGCCGGTCCTGGCGCGACGACGCGGGCGTCCGCGCGGAGATGTTCGCCGTGTTCCCGATCGTCCGCCAGCTCCACGAACTGCTCTGGTACCTCCGCGAGGCGCTCGCGATGCCGGCTGCGGCGCCGCTCCACGCCGCGCTGCGGAGCGCCTGGGATGAGGTCGCGCACGCCGCGGACGCTGCGCCCGCCGACATCCTCGGCCTCGACGTCGACGAGCTCCGCGACCCGGCGGCGCGGCTGCTGCGGGAGGCCGCGCGCCTGACCCGCGAGGCCGCCCTCCGCGAGCGGACCGCCGCCGCGAGCACCGCCACCCGCCGCGTCAAAGCGTCCCGCCTGCACCCGGGCGCCGACCTGCTCGGCGCTGACCTGCGCGCCGCCGACCTCCGCGGCGCCGAGCTGCGCGGAGCCCTCCTCATAGGGGCGGACCTCCGCGACGCCGACCTCAGCGCGGCCGAGCTGATCGGCGCCGACCTCCGCGACGCCCGGCTCCACGGCGCCGACCTCGACCGCGCCATCTACCTCACGCAGCCCCAGCTCGACGCGGCGCAGGGCGACGCCCGCACCCGCCTGCCCGCCGCGCTGCACCGCCCGGCGCACTGGAGCTGAGCCGCACCCGCCCATCCGCGTGCGCGCAGTTTGCCGTCCGGACACGCGACGCACAGTCGCAGGGGGCTAGCATGGCTCGCAGCGCCGACGACGGCGCGCCGGTCCCGGTGCCCCAGCGGCGCGCGCGGAGCGACGGCGCCCCCCGATCGTTCCCCGACGCGTGATCGCGAGGGCGCCCCGTCCTCCGCCAAGACAGGTGATCCCCATTCCGACTTCCGAAACCTCCCGCACGCTCGCGCCAAGCACGCCCGGCCGCGAGTGGTGGCGCTCCGCCGTCATCTACCAGGTCTACCCGCGCTCGTTCGCCGACGCAGACGGCGACGGGATGGGCGACCTGCCCGGCATCACCCGCCGCCTCCCCGCGCTGCGCGACCTCGGCGTGGACGCCGTCTGGCTGTCCCCGTTCTACACGTCGCCGCAGAACGACGCCGGCTACGACGTGGCCGACTACCGCGACGTCGACCCGAGCTTCGGCACCCTCGCCGACTTCGACGTGCTCCTGGAGACCGCGCACAGCCTCGGACTGCGCGTCATCATCGACGTCGTCCCCAACCACTCGTCGAGCGACCACGTCTGGTTCCAGGAGGCCCTGGCCGCCGCGCCGGGCAGCCCCGAGCGGGCGCGCTACCTGTTCCGCGACGGCA of Leifsonia shinshuensis contains these proteins:
- a CDS encoding pentapeptide repeat-containing protein, whose translation is MAPSPSPAPERALSADCASCSGLCCVALAFARSADFAFDKPAGEECVNLEDGFGCRIHPQLRERGFKGCTVFDCFGAGQLVTRHTFGGRSWRDDAGVRAEMFAVFPIVRQLHELLWYLREALAMPAAAPLHAALRSAWDEVAHAADAAPADILGLDVDELRDPAARLLREAARLTREAALRERTAAASTATRRVKASRLHPGADLLGADLRAADLRGAELRGALLIGADLRDADLSAAELIGADLRDARLHGADLDRAIYLTQPQLDAAQGDARTRLPAALHRPAHWS